In one Watersipora subatra chromosome 6, tzWatSuba1.1, whole genome shotgun sequence genomic region, the following are encoded:
- the LOC137398098 gene encoding uncharacterized protein: MSGLLVKVSQAIECYNCVDCNDGEGVAYDCTILNADSCFLAKDLSSGEVSKSCGVEGFNLFGVSEGCRQEGDIIFCRCFTDLCNTQDLLPASTGSTKDSIMSHNVSSSITAAMTTRAGGFHCYQCDNCGFSVGVLTDCSTVSSSRNCYLLMEPNGAILRTCGTPPLDGQNLSLGCNTIAGYTICKCSESECNDYSDIPATTTNSRTSTTRETPSTRRTTTIRRITAATARRTNPTRRTTRPFQITTTAVENQDNSPWFCYVCVDCGSSLGELVECSLYYDARTCYYFSQSNNEGIF; encoded by the exons GACTACTAGTTAAAGTATCTCAGGCTAtagaatgttacaactgtgttGACTGTAATGATGGAGAAGGCGTGGCCTATGACTGCACCATATTGAATGCCGACTCTTGTTTCCTCGCTAAGGATCTATCTAGTGGAGAAG TCAGCAAATCTTGTGGAGTAGAGGGGTTTAACCTCTTTGGTGTGTCTGAGGGATGTCGTCAGGAAGGCGATATAATCTTCTGTCGATGTTTCACTGATTTGTGTAACACACAAGATTTACTTCCTGCCTCTACAGGCTCTACTAAGGATTCTATCATGTCACATAATGTCAGCTCATCAATCACCGCAGCTATGACAACTCGAGCAGGTGGCTTTCATTGCTATCAGTGTGATAACTGTGGATTCTCAGTCGGAGTTCTTACTGACTGCTCTACCGTTTCCTCCTCGAGAAACTGCTATCTTTTAATGGAACCAAATGGCGCAA TTCTCAGGACGTGTGGAACACCACCCTTAGACGGACAAAACCTTTCCTTAGGCTGCAACACAATTGCGGGTTACACCATATGTAAGTGCAGTGAGTCAGAGTGCAATGATTACAGTGACATCCCAGCAACTACTACTAATAGCAGAACAAGCACTACTAGAGAAACACCTTCTACTAGAAGAACAACAACTATTAGAAGAATAACAGCCGCTACTGCGAGGAGAACCAATCCTACTAGAAGAACAACTCGGCCCTTTCAAATCACAACAACAGCAGTAGAAAATCAAGATAACTCTCCTTGGTTCTGCTATGTTTGCGTCGACTGTGGCTCCTCCTTAGGAGAACTAGTCGAATGCTCGTTGTATTATGATGCTAGAACCTGCTACTATTTCAGCCAATCCAACAATGAAGGTATTTTCTAA